Proteins from a genomic interval of Candidatus Rubidus massiliensis:
- the cuyA gene encoding L-cysteate sulfo-lyase, producing the protein MKNCTVYNLLKKKFTYTNYDLRTRCHLLHHYQTTNLYIKRDDELSFGITGTKLRKYASLIPYAKQFKEVYLTGNVQGNHVLSFLQLAIENQFNLRFFLKGDSKSSTGNAFYAQLLLQDKNGYWLKREDDPYEVATKYAQDNPSCFVVPEGGDCFASIPGATTLGLDIIANEEELGICFDHIFVDSGTGVSAIGLILGLSLKGHKGEVHVLSLADKEQVFMQKLAHYKVMLESHLQHNITISVSIHYHYPTTAKAFGSTNQTVFHEIKRVAKEEGFFLDPLYSAKLSLFVRQIIQKIPAASKKLMIHSGGALALIGFKDKLMENSRHV; encoded by the coding sequence ATGAAAAACTGTACCGTTTACAATTTGCTTAAAAAAAAATTCACATACACAAATTATGATTTACGAACGCGTTGCCATTTATTGCATCATTATCAAACAACTAATTTATACATAAAAAGAGATGACGAATTAAGCTTTGGAATAACTGGCACTAAGCTTCGTAAATATGCATCCTTAATACCCTATGCTAAACAATTTAAAGAAGTTTACTTAACGGGAAATGTGCAAGGAAACCACGTCTTAAGCTTTTTACAATTAGCTATTGAAAATCAATTCAATCTTCGCTTTTTTTTAAAAGGTGATAGTAAGTCTTCTACTGGTAATGCATTTTATGCTCAGCTCCTTTTACAGGATAAAAATGGGTACTGGTTAAAAAGAGAAGATGATCCTTATGAAGTCGCTACAAAATACGCTCAAGATAATCCTTCTTGTTTTGTAGTCCCAGAAGGGGGAGATTGCTTTGCTTCAATACCTGGGGCTACAACACTTGGATTAGACATTATTGCGAACGAAGAGGAATTAGGAATTTGCTTTGATCACATCTTTGTCGATTCGGGAACTGGAGTTTCTGCCATAGGTTTAATATTGGGGTTAAGTTTAAAAGGGCATAAAGGGGAAGTTCATGTATTATCTCTAGCTGATAAAGAACAAGTTTTTATGCAAAAATTGGCTCATTATAAAGTCATGCTAGAATCACACCTTCAACATAACATTACTATATCTGTTTCTATTCATTACCATTATCCAACGACTGCTAAAGCTTTTGGATCTACTAATCAAACTGTTTTTCATGAAATAAAACGTGTAGCCAAAGAAGAAGGGTTTTTTTTAGACCCTCTTTATTCAGCTAAGTTATCGTTGTTTGTTAGACAAATAATACAAAAAATCCCTGCAGCTAGTAAAAAGCTTATGATACATTCAGGAGGTGCTTTAGCTTTAATCGGATTTAAGGATAAACTAATGGAAAATTCGAGGCATGTATGA
- the tam_1 gene encoding Trans-aconitate 2-methyltransferase: protein MNSLPKGDLDANHYKNHSQLQYSLAKSPLENYNFIGNESVLDVGCGDGKITAEIASKALKVIGIDKSFAMIDLARKTFNTKAFPNLSFEVIDATQLPFASAFNLVTSFSCIHWIKVQKAALQAIYKVLKPGGIALIITFPRCPTFWDPIDKVVYRAKWINYFQNDLHPYSFYDAKGYGRLLSDLNFEIVKIETTPCIAKFLGKKGFEDYVKGWLPYLAVLPVDLHEEFLDEIGTASLDYAPMKEDGYVHHPYDKIFLHLKKSLET from the coding sequence ATGAATAGTTTACCAAAAGGCGATTTAGACGCTAATCATTACAAAAATCATTCTCAACTCCAATATAGTTTGGCAAAAAGTCCTTTAGAAAATTACAACTTTATTGGTAATGAATCCGTTCTAGATGTAGGTTGTGGTGATGGCAAGATTACAGCTGAAATAGCTAGTAAAGCACTTAAAGTGATAGGCATTGATAAGTCTTTTGCGATGATAGATCTTGCTAGGAAGACTTTTAATACAAAGGCTTTTCCTAACTTGTCGTTTGAAGTGATTGATGCAACGCAATTGCCTTTTGCGAGTGCCTTTAATTTAGTGACTTCTTTTAGTTGTATTCATTGGATTAAAGTGCAAAAAGCTGCCTTGCAAGCTATTTACAAGGTTTTAAAACCTGGCGGTATAGCCTTAATTATTACCTTTCCTAGATGTCCAACATTTTGGGATCCTATTGATAAAGTAGTTTATCGTGCTAAATGGATAAACTATTTTCAAAATGATTTACACCCCTATAGTTTTTATGATGCCAAAGGTTACGGAAGACTTTTATCTGATCTAAATTTCGAAATTGTAAAAATAGAAACAACGCCTTGCATTGCTAAGTTTTTAGGAAAAAAAGGGTTTGAAGATTATGTCAAAGGTTGGCTTCCTTACCTTGCGGTCTTACCAGTGGATTTACATGAGGAGTTTCTAGATGAAATTGGAACGGCATCCTTAGATTATGCTCCAATGAAAGAAGATGGTTATGTGCATCATCCTTATGACAAAATTTTTCTTCATTTAAAAAAGTCCTTAGAAACATAA
- a CDS encoding BTB/POZ domain protein encodes MNIQFSFLNTLALVSIISVAVQNRRNNRDWEKKTPFIEEKKELSNVIKLLQKQDIISILNNTDHFWLIYCKIFAELMVFDASQTQPFLASLHDNIIKVNGNEQLLNNLKIFIERLREFLLDSLTKKENLILNVIKDRFLGYCICKDDNEVSTNKNGLVVISGKVFYNVNFEKYIEPILPLLLSNLNGNCLCSIKEQKDNGVEYTTSIKIEWSTQAFYSYHIIPLPVNCSAKSESLCEEYRKQEKCDFSLVVREKQIKCHSSILKLSGDFFTALFHSKMKESNNMQLTIEDYDEVIVKHFLDFIYYGENKLIQNYLQKSFNLVELFHFANQIMMTSFIDCCTNLFAMFTTDKDLESIQTLADFYQNSHLEELAKFFQEKDESGKIIIKP; translated from the coding sequence ATGAATATTCAATTCTCTTTTTTAAATACTTTAGCCCTTGTCTCTATAATTTCTGTAGCTGTGCAAAATCGGCGTAATAACAGGGATTGGGAAAAAAAGACTCCATTTATTGAAGAAAAAAAAGAATTATCTAATGTAATAAAACTTTTGCAAAAACAAGATATTATTTCTATCCTGAATAATACTGATCACTTTTGGCTTATCTATTGCAAAATTTTTGCAGAATTAATGGTTTTTGATGCAAGTCAAACTCAACCTTTTTTGGCAAGCCTTCATGATAATATTATAAAAGTAAATGGAAATGAACAACTCCTTAATAATCTTAAAATTTTTATAGAGCGATTAAGGGAATTTCTTTTGGATAGTTTAACTAAAAAAGAAAATTTGATTTTAAACGTTATAAAAGATCGATTTTTAGGTTACTGTATTTGTAAAGATGATAATGAAGTCTCAACCAATAAGAATGGTCTGGTTGTTATATCTGGCAAGGTTTTTTATAATGTAAATTTTGAAAAATATATCGAGCCTATTTTACCACTTCTATTGTCTAATCTTAATGGAAATTGTTTGTGTTCTATAAAAGAGCAAAAAGATAATGGGGTTGAATATACTACCTCTATAAAAATAGAATGGTCAACTCAAGCATTTTATTCCTATCACATCATACCATTGCCAGTTAATTGCTCAGCTAAAAGTGAAAGCTTATGTGAAGAATATAGAAAACAAGAAAAATGTGACTTTTCATTAGTTGTACGTGAAAAACAAATTAAGTGTCATTCTTCCATTTTAAAGCTTTCAGGAGATTTTTTTACGGCATTATTTCATAGCAAAATGAAAGAAAGTAATAATATGCAGCTAACTATTGAAGATTACGACGAAGTGATAGTAAAGCATTTTTTAGACTTTATTTATTACGGTGAAAACAAATTAATTCAAAATTACTTGCAAAAATCCTTTAATCTTGTCGAGCTTTTTCATTTTGCTAACCAAATAATGATGACAAGCTTCATTGATTGTTGTACTAACTTGTTTGCTATGTTTACTACTGATAAAGATCTTGAAAGTATTCAAACATTAGCAGATTTTTATCAAAATTCTCATTTAGAAGAATTAGCTAAGTTTTTTCAAGAGAAAGATGAAAGCGGTAAAATTATCATAAAACCTTAA
- the nlhH_1 gene encoding Carboxylesterase NlhH, with translation MNSLCSSNKLLLNPQFKAFIDEFRAISDASKQLSLEEGRKLSSQFFLSQAIYEDVESIQDLVILGRDENNIPLRIYNPCPSETLPTIVYFHRGGWVFGSVNDADPVCRKLANHFHCVVVSVDYRLSPENPFPKPLNDCYDATIWAASNIHLLGRKKDHLIVCGESAGGNMAAVVAHMLRNEHSIRLAAQLLLCPVISSSLNIQAFENSMDQYFLTKDAMQFFWSMYLSDKENRQNPYASPELFNDFSKLPPAIIITAEFDPLHIEANDYGDKLRKSGVEVIKKCVPQVIHGFIDLPIYDESQKNSWIKKIGNYLNQILLLKRNTI, from the coding sequence ATGAATAGTCTATGCTCATCCAATAAACTTCTATTAAATCCTCAATTTAAAGCTTTTATCGATGAATTTAGGGCTATATCTGATGCTTCCAAACAATTATCTTTAGAGGAAGGACGAAAACTAAGTTCTCAGTTTTTCTTGAGCCAAGCTATCTATGAAGATGTAGAAAGCATTCAAGACTTGGTAATTTTAGGCCGGGATGAAAATAACATCCCGTTACGCATTTATAATCCTTGCCCATCTGAAACATTGCCAACAATTGTATATTTTCATAGAGGCGGTTGGGTTTTTGGTAGTGTAAATGATGCAGATCCTGTTTGTAGAAAGTTGGCTAATCATTTCCATTGTGTAGTGGTATCTGTCGATTATCGCTTAAGTCCTGAAAATCCTTTCCCAAAACCTTTAAACGATTGTTATGATGCCACGATTTGGGCGGCTAGTAATATTCATTTGCTTGGAAGAAAAAAGGACCATTTAATAGTTTGTGGGGAAAGTGCTGGTGGAAATATGGCAGCCGTAGTAGCACATATGTTGCGAAATGAACATAGTATACGTTTAGCAGCGCAGTTGCTTTTATGCCCAGTGATTAGTTCTTCACTTAATATTCAAGCATTTGAAAATAGCATGGATCAATATTTTCTCACTAAAGATGCTATGCAATTTTTTTGGAGCATGTATCTATCTGATAAAGAAAATCGACAAAATCCTTATGCTTCACCCGAACTTTTTAATGATTTTTCAAAATTGCCACCCGCTATAATTATTACTGCTGAATTTGATCCTTTGCATATTGAAGCCAATGACTATGGGGACAAATTGAGAAAGAGTGGAGTAGAAGTAATAAAGAAATGTGTTCCTCAAGTTATTCATGGTTTTATTGATTTACCGATCTACGATGAATCACAAAAAAATTCTTGGATTAAAAAAATTGGTAATTATCTAAACCAAATTCTTTTGCTAAAAAGGAATACAATATAG
- the mrgA gene encoding Metalloregulation DNA-binding stress protein, producing MKKNKNFSPLATPNTLGEKAAVAIAKAVNPLVADAFALYVKTKNYHWHLSGPHFRDYHLLFDEQAEQIFAMIDVLAERVRKVGGLTVHSISQIGQLQKVKDDNRDFVPPQEMIQALFEENKNLTQRLRDAHKVCEDHNDFATTSILEVLIDETERRAWFLFEITQPD from the coding sequence ATGAAGAAAAACAAAAACTTTTCCCCCCTGGCAACACCGAATACTTTAGGTGAGAAGGCAGCCGTGGCAATTGCTAAAGCTGTGAATCCCTTAGTGGCTGACGCATTTGCATTATACGTCAAAACAAAGAATTACCATTGGCATTTATCAGGACCTCACTTTAGAGATTATCACTTATTATTTGATGAACAGGCTGAACAAATTTTTGCTATGATAGATGTTTTAGCAGAACGTGTGCGTAAAGTGGGTGGCTTGACAGTTCACTCTATAAGTCAAATCGGTCAACTGCAAAAAGTAAAAGACGACAATCGTGATTTTGTGCCGCCACAAGAAATGATTCAAGCTTTATTTGAAGAGAATAAAAATCTCACACAAAGACTGCGCGATGCTCATAAAGTTTGTGAAGATCATAACGATTTTGCTACAACTAGCATTTTAGAAGTATTGATCGATGAAACTGAGCGAAGAGCATGGTTTTTATTTGAAATAACTCAACCAGATTAA
- the rnr_1 gene encoding Ribonuclease R translates to MDTKKDLALLAKELMNLRGMLPEFSEDVLRQLSQINTPAKATQMHRDLRSLLWCSIDNDDSKDLDQLTYAEKKDENATLWVAIADVDALVKQGTPIDTHAQINTTSVYTPARIFPMLPEKLSTDLTSLNEDQDRIAIVIQIEVDNEGNIKNSLIVQALVHNYAKLTYNNVSGWLDGKSILAKPLPALEKTLRIHNEIAQLLKKKRQLKGALPLESSQAEVKLINDQKVYFEFPHQTKAHQIIEEFMICANQIMADHFKRANIPNLRRVVETPKNWDRIVSIAKEYNENLPPQPDAKALEVFLSKRKTIDPLTFPDLSLTIIKLLGRGQYVVENDPQKPIGHFALAISDYTHSTAPNRRYPDLITQRQYKAFLNGTTPPYSLQELQMLAVHCSQQEDAATKIERQANKSAAALILSSQIGSSFKGIITGVNDNGIWVRIFDPAVEGKLLSTQSKLEVGDKVMVELKYTDIRRGFIDFIILKKI, encoded by the coding sequence ATGGACACGAAAAAAGATTTAGCCCTTTTAGCAAAAGAACTTATGAACCTGAGAGGGATGCTTCCTGAATTTTCTGAAGATGTCTTAAGACAACTCTCTCAAATAAACACTCCAGCTAAGGCTACGCAGATGCATCGGGATTTGCGCTCTTTACTTTGGTGTTCTATCGACAATGATGATTCCAAAGATTTAGATCAGTTAACTTATGCCGAAAAAAAGGATGAAAATGCCACCTTATGGGTCGCCATAGCAGATGTTGATGCACTTGTAAAACAAGGTACTCCCATTGACACCCATGCCCAAATCAACACAACATCAGTCTATACTCCGGCGCGTATTTTTCCCATGCTCCCTGAGAAATTGTCTACCGATCTAACGTCGTTAAACGAAGATCAAGATAGAATTGCCATTGTCATTCAGATTGAGGTAGATAATGAGGGTAACATAAAAAATTCATTGATCGTTCAAGCCTTAGTACACAATTATGCTAAATTAACTTATAACAATGTAAGCGGATGGCTCGATGGAAAAAGCATTCTTGCTAAGCCTTTACCTGCTTTAGAAAAAACATTAAGAATTCATAATGAGATAGCCCAACTATTAAAGAAAAAAAGGCAACTTAAAGGAGCTTTACCCTTAGAATCCTCACAAGCTGAAGTTAAATTAATAAATGATCAAAAGGTTTATTTCGAATTTCCACATCAAACCAAAGCCCATCAAATCATTGAAGAATTTATGATTTGTGCCAATCAGATAATGGCGGATCATTTCAAACGAGCAAATATTCCCAACTTACGCCGTGTAGTAGAAACGCCTAAAAATTGGGATAGAATCGTGTCTATCGCTAAAGAATATAATGAAAATCTACCTCCTCAACCGGATGCAAAAGCATTAGAAGTTTTTCTTTCTAAAAGAAAAACAATTGATCCACTAACTTTTCCTGATTTATCCTTGACTATCATTAAACTTTTAGGAAGAGGGCAATATGTTGTTGAGAATGATCCCCAAAAGCCGATTGGCCATTTTGCATTAGCTATCTCCGATTACACACATTCAACAGCGCCCAATCGTCGTTACCCTGATTTAATTACACAAAGGCAATATAAGGCATTTTTAAATGGCACAACGCCCCCCTATTCCTTACAAGAATTACAAATGTTAGCAGTCCATTGCAGCCAACAAGAAGATGCTGCCACTAAAATCGAAAGACAAGCGAATAAATCAGCGGCAGCTTTGATTTTATCCTCTCAGATCGGATCCTCTTTTAAAGGCATTATTACAGGGGTTAATGATAATGGCATATGGGTACGAATTTTCGATCCAGCCGTTGAAGGAAAATTGCTTAGCACCCAATCTAAATTAGAAGTTGGAGATAAAGTGATGGTTGAACTTAAGTATACTGATATCAGAAGAGGGTTTATCGATTTTATCATTTTAAAAAAGATTTAG
- the tlyC_2 gene encoding Hemolysin C: MFELLIIIVCLLINAILAGTETAFIATSKAALKAQAKNGDEKAALFLTLRENPERTLSVLQIGITFLGAFAAAVGGAGAEESLTPYIKNLLGVKESIAELISIFIVVVPLTYASVVFGELVPKTLALRRANFFGTLSAPWLHWSSRLINPIVTVLEWSTKKIIQLFPKHHTQSEENEEGLELQGLSSHNKQYIMNMVKIEKTMVKAIFVPWQEVVYLKTVMSIEEVEKLIIASGHTRLPIVDEDKVIGILNSKEFFAFQKTKKKDWLNLKRSVIYLHEETYLLAALRFLQEKRAHMAIVRNNITKTGIITMEAIFEEIIGDIYDEDDDGVLKKLLS, translated from the coding sequence ATGTTTGAACTGCTCATCATTATCGTTTGTCTTTTAATTAATGCCATACTTGCTGGAACTGAAACGGCTTTTATTGCAACAAGTAAAGCTGCCTTAAAAGCACAAGCTAAAAATGGGGATGAAAAAGCGGCTTTATTCTTAACTTTAAGAGAAAATCCTGAACGAACTTTATCTGTTTTACAAATTGGCATTACATTTTTGGGAGCCTTTGCCGCAGCAGTCGGTGGAGCTGGCGCAGAAGAGAGTTTAACACCTTACATAAAAAATCTTTTAGGTGTTAAAGAAAGTATCGCAGAACTCATTTCTATTTTTATCGTAGTCGTCCCTTTAACATATGCAAGTGTGGTTTTTGGAGAATTAGTTCCTAAGACCTTAGCGTTACGTCGTGCCAACTTTTTTGGAACGCTATCAGCACCATGGCTACATTGGAGCAGTCGCCTTATTAATCCAATTGTTACAGTTTTAGAATGGTCTACCAAAAAAATCATTCAACTTTTTCCAAAGCATCATACCCAATCTGAAGAAAATGAGGAGGGTTTGGAGTTACAAGGACTATCTTCTCATAATAAACAGTATATAATGAATATGGTGAAGATTGAAAAAACGATGGTGAAAGCTATTTTTGTTCCTTGGCAAGAAGTTGTTTATTTAAAAACTGTAATGTCAATTGAGGAAGTTGAAAAATTGATCATAGCTTCTGGTCACACGCGCCTCCCGATTGTTGATGAAGATAAAGTAATCGGAATTCTTAATTCTAAAGAATTTTTTGCTTTCCAAAAAACAAAGAAAAAGGACTGGTTAAACTTAAAGCGCTCAGTTATTTATCTGCATGAGGAAACTTACTTATTAGCAGCGTTACGTTTTTTACAAGAAAAAAGAGCTCATATGGCAATTGTTCGTAATAACATCACGAAAACTGGCATTATAACTATGGAAGCCATCTTTGAAGAAATTATTGGTGATATTTATGATGAAGATGATGATGGTGTACTTAAAAAATTGTTATCTTAA
- the katE gene encoding Catalase HPII, with translation MSNDNKKIEDLEKNTECSKDQFLTTNQGLRINNNQNSLKAGKRGPTLLEDFILREKITHFDHERIPERIVHARGAAAHGLFQLYKPLKEYTKAKFLNDTSKPTPVFVRFSTVAGSRGSTDLARDVRGFAVKFYTEEGNFDLVGNNMPVFFIQDAVKFPDLIHAVKPEPHNEIPQAASAHDTFWDFISVMPESMHMIMWVMSDRAIPRSYRMMEGFGIHTFRLINEQGQAVFVKFHWKPVLGVHSVVWDEAQKISGKNPDFHRQDLYEAIENGAYPEWELGIQIVPEKDEHKFDFDLLDPTKIIPEELVPVLPIGKLTLNRNPDNFFAETEQVAFHPGHIVPGIDFTNDPLLQGRLFSYTDTQLSRLGSPNFHEIPINRPIAPVHNNQRDGHMRQTINKGKVAYDPNTMASGCPFQAMMKDGGFVTYTEKVDGAKIRERSPSFLDHFSQATLFYNSQSDIEKTHIIKALSFELGKVEIEDIRKRTLSLLNQIDNNLAKKVADTLGLKVPEKPEYPINHSFGADEDPNIHQPTKKKQTLIKSEALSMANTRKDSIATRQIAILIANGVDENNIEKMKEALIAKGAIVKIIAPTLGLVTGKRGGSIKPDQSFAIFSSVLFDAIYVPGGSEAIKILLSENEANPIYFLDEAYKHCKPIALDKEALELFKATYIYHTIAQNDYEKMGVIVDGTPEDFIKAIKQHRFWIREKC, from the coding sequence ATGAGTAATGACAATAAAAAAATTGAAGATTTAGAAAAGAATACTGAGTGTAGCAAAGATCAATTTCTTACTACCAATCAGGGACTACGCATCAATAATAATCAAAACTCTTTAAAAGCGGGCAAAAGAGGTCCCACTCTATTAGAAGATTTTATTTTAAGAGAGAAAATTACCCATTTTGACCATGAAAGAATTCCAGAAAGAATTGTACACGCGCGAGGCGCTGCAGCTCACGGTCTCTTTCAATTGTATAAGCCTTTAAAAGAATACACAAAAGCTAAATTTTTAAATGACACTTCCAAACCCACCCCTGTTTTCGTGCGATTTTCTACTGTGGCAGGATCAAGAGGTTCCACCGACTTAGCCCGAGATGTACGCGGTTTTGCTGTCAAATTTTATACCGAAGAGGGAAATTTTGACTTAGTTGGCAACAATATGCCTGTCTTTTTTATTCAAGATGCGGTGAAATTTCCAGATCTCATCCACGCTGTAAAACCAGAACCCCATAATGAAATTCCACAAGCCGCTTCAGCCCATGATACATTTTGGGATTTCATTTCTGTTATGCCAGAAAGTATGCATATGATTATGTGGGTTATGAGTGATAGAGCCATCCCTAGAAGCTATCGGATGATGGAAGGATTTGGCATTCATACTTTTCGCTTAATCAACGAGCAAGGACAAGCTGTATTTGTCAAATTTCATTGGAAACCAGTGCTTGGCGTTCATTCAGTTGTTTGGGATGAAGCGCAAAAAATTTCTGGGAAAAACCCCGACTTCCATCGTCAAGATTTATATGAAGCCATTGAAAATGGCGCTTACCCTGAATGGGAACTAGGGATCCAAATTGTTCCAGAAAAGGATGAGCATAAATTTGATTTTGACTTATTAGATCCTACCAAAATTATTCCAGAAGAACTCGTGCCAGTTCTTCCCATTGGTAAGCTCACCCTTAATCGCAACCCCGACAATTTTTTTGCAGAAACTGAACAAGTAGCTTTTCATCCAGGTCACATCGTTCCAGGGATTGATTTTACAAATGATCCTCTTTTACAAGGGCGCTTATTTTCTTACACAGATACACAACTATCTCGGCTTGGTAGCCCAAATTTTCATGAAATTCCAATCAACCGCCCGATAGCGCCTGTGCATAACAACCAAAGAGATGGACATATGCGGCAAACGATTAACAAAGGAAAAGTTGCCTATGATCCAAATACTATGGCTAGCGGCTGTCCCTTTCAAGCTATGATGAAAGATGGTGGTTTTGTTACTTACACTGAGAAAGTAGATGGGGCTAAAATTCGGGAACGAAGCCCAAGCTTTTTGGATCATTTTAGCCAAGCAACGCTATTTTACAACAGTCAGTCAGACATTGAAAAAACGCATATTATCAAAGCTTTAAGTTTTGAGCTTGGAAAAGTAGAAATTGAAGATATAAGAAAACGAACTCTTAGTTTACTCAATCAAATTGATAACAATTTGGCAAAAAAGGTAGCAGATACTTTAGGACTTAAAGTTCCAGAGAAACCTGAATACCCTATTAATCACAGCTTTGGAGCTGATGAAGACCCAAATATTCATCAACCAACTAAAAAAAAACAAACGCTCATCAAGTCTGAAGCCTTGAGCATGGCTAACACCCGCAAAGATTCTATTGCAACAAGGCAAATAGCTATTCTTATAGCTAATGGCGTCGATGAAAATAATATCGAAAAAATGAAAGAAGCTCTTATCGCTAAAGGAGCCATCGTAAAAATTATTGCTCCAACTTTAGGATTAGTTACAGGCAAAAGAGGTGGCTCTATAAAACCAGATCAAAGTTTCGCCATTTTTTCTTCCGTTTTATTTGATGCAATTTATGTTCCAGGTGGCTCAGAAGCAATTAAAATTCTATTATCTGAAAATGAAGCTAATCCGATTTATTTTTTAGATGAAGCTTATAAACATTGCAAACCTATCGCTTTAGATAAAGAAGCTCTTGAATTATTTAAGGCTACCTATATTTATCATACGATTGCACAAAATGATTATGAGAAAATGGGTGTAATTGTTGATGGAACACCTGAAGATTTCATAAAGGCTATTAAGCAACATCGCTTTTGGATTCGAGAAAAATGCTAA